From the genome of Faecalibacterium prausnitzii:
CAGACCCGTTTCTTCCTTGAATTTATGGGTGAGGTAGTATTCCGTGTAGCCCACCAGAGCGGCAAGATCTTCCGCCACGATCTTTTTGTCCAGATTCATCTCGATATGATCCACACATTTCTGGATCTGCATACTGAGGTTGGGGTTCGTCCGGTGTTTGTGGACACGCCGAATGAAATCATCGTACATCATCATTGCAAGCGGGCTCAGTTCATCCAACGATTTTGCCGCTTCCGCCGTCTGAATGTAGCTGTCCCCCAGCGAGTACGCCTCCTCCGGGGAAAGACCGCCCTCAATGGCGGCACGGCACACCAGCGAGGTGAACACGATGATGGAAGTCTTGCTCTGGCGCAGAACATCGCTGCTCTGCACCGGAACGCCTGCACTCATGCTCATACTGTTGGAAAGCGCCTGCTTGTAATTCAGGTCTCCGGTGCGGACCATTTGCAGCATTCCCTGCTCCGCCATCCAGATCTTATGCCGGTCATGGGGAATGGCATCGCTTTTCAGCCGTTCGTCCTGTGCTGCACTGCTGTTCACACTGCTCAGCTCCAGCCGCTGCCCGGTCAGGCAGTAGTGCATCATCAGCAGATAGCGGTTCATAATGGTGTTTTGCAGGGTAGGAACTTTTTCAAGGGCTTTGTAAAGCTGGATCGTCCATGCCACACTGATCTCCAGCTTGCTGTAATATTTCAGCCCTTCCTCGATCCCGCGCATTGTCACATCCTGATAGAACACCGGCCCAATGACCCAGACACGCTTCAGTTTTCCCTCTTCCTTTTCAAAGGCTGCGCCCCACAAAAGACCCAATGCCGTCCCCAAGGTAACAGGTACATCGTCCCGATCCCCATGCTCCAGCATCCGCTGTTTGCAGCCGAACAGTTCAAATGCACTGGCAAGAAATGCCTCGTCCGGGCAGTTGCTCCGCAAGAGCACACCTTGTGCATCATAGCACCATGTATATACATTTCCGCCGCACTTGACAAGCTCGGAAAACAGCATCATATTCTGGAGAACATCCATGCCTAATCCCTCCGGCTCATTGATGGAAACAGTATATCATACTTCTGCCGTTTTTTCTACCGATGCCCGGAGCCAGTGCAGCAGGATGCCTGCGGAGATGACCGCAGCGCCCACGTCTGCCATCAGGTGCGCCGCCGCAATGCCCTGCACCCCGCAAAGCGCATTCATCAGGTACAGCAGCGGGATCAGCAGCAGCCCCTGCCGCAAAAGAGAGAGCACCACCGCACCACTTGCCCTGCCTACGGATTGCAGCAGGCTGGTTGCCAGATAGGTCAGACCGATCACCGGGCTGCCCAGCACCAGATAGACCACCAGCTGCGTCCCCAGACGGAATGCGCCTTCTTCCTTGATGAACATCCCGATCAGGGCATTGCGTCCGGCAAAGCTGGCCGCCCCGGCAAGAACACCAAAAACAACGGTCAGCAGGATCAGATCCTTCAAAAGCTGCTTCAGGCGCTTCGTGTCGCCTGCGCCGTAGCTGTACGCCAGAAGCGGCTGGCACCCCATGCAGATCGCCATGGCGATCATGCTGATGATCATGGTCGTCTTGCCCGCTGCCGCCATGGCTGCGACCGCCGCCGTGCCGTGGGTCACCAGCAGCCGGTTGCTGAAGGAGGAGGCAAACCCTGCCAGCAGGCTGCTGATCCCGTTGGGCAGACCAATGGCCAGCATCTCACCCAGCATCTGCGGTTTTTTCAGGGCAGGACGGAGATCAATGGTCAGCACCGTGCCGTGTTTGACGATGTAGCGCAGATAGCAGCCCGTCGCCACAAGATTGCCCAGCACACTGGCAGCAGCCGCACCGCTGACGCCGAAGTTCAGCACCAGAATGAACAGCGGGTCAAAAATGCAGTTGACCAACGTGCCCAGAAGATTGCCGATCAAGCCTTCTTTTACTGCGCCCTCTGCACGCACCAGCATCGCCATGCTGTTGGACAGGATAAAAAGCGGCGCACCCAGTGCAAGGACCTGAAGATACCGCTCTGCATAGGGAAAAAATTCTGCATTTGAGCCCAACATCCCCAGAAGTGGCACTCTGCTCACCAGCAGACCGATACTGACCAGAACGCCCAGAAAAAAGCTGCTCCAGAAGCAGAGCGAGGAGCAAGTCTTGCCCTGCTCGATCTCGCCTGCGCCAAAACAGCGTGCAATGATGGCGCTGCTGCCTGCGCCAAGCATGGTCGCTACTGCCGAAAGGATCGAAAACACCGGTCCCACAACGGAGACCGCCGCCACCTGTGCGGTATCGCCCAGACAGCCCACAAAAAACATATCCGCCATGTTGTACAGCACCATGACAAGGATAATGACAATGGAGGGCACCGCCATGGAAATGATGGATTTCCAGACAGAGCCGGTACGGAAAAGTGCTTCGTTTTTCATGGTCTCCTCCCAAAAATCAACCACACGCAGGCAGAACGAAAGCCCCTGTCAAAGAGGCTTTCCGAGCTGCTTCGGTCACAGGTTGTCCAGCGCACCCAGCAGTGCTTTCAGCGCCGTTTCCGGCAGCCCAAGCATAGGGCCGATCTTGCCAAATGTCATGCCGTAGGCAGCTTTTGCCTGCTGGTTGTCGGCAAAACCGGGCAGGTACTGCTCCACGATGGCTTTTGCGGCCTCGTTTTCCATCAGTGCTGCAATCGTGCTCTGGCTGTTCAGCTTGCCGCCGGTCAAAATTTCCGGGTGCTTCCAGCTGCTGATGCTCTGGTGTCCGGCAGACAGTGCGCCGTCCACCGGGATGGCTGCACCGGTGATGTACCGTGCCAGACCGCTGGCAAGGAAAAGTGCCAATGCAGCGCACTCCTCCGGGTCGCCCATCCGCTTTGCCGGGCAGTCGGCTGCAAAGAAGTCCATGGCCGCAGCCGGTGCATCCCCGAAAATGCTGGTTCTGGTGTAGCCGGGACAGATGGCGTTGACGGTAATGCCGTATTCTGCGTAATCCAGCGCCGCTGCGCGGGTCATGCCGACCACGCCGAACTTGGTGGCACTGTACAGCGCCTGTCCACGCTGGGGCACAAGACCCGCCACCGATGCCACATTGATGAGGAATCCGCCTTCGCTGTGGCTCTTGAGGATGGCCTTGGCGCCGTACTTCATCCCGGCAAAGACACCCTCGCTGTTCAGGGAGAAGATCTTCTCGTAATCCTCTACCTCATACTCATGCAGTGGTGTGCCGCCCATGCCGATGCCTGCGTTGCTGACAACGCCATC
Proteins encoded in this window:
- a CDS encoding MATE family efflux transporter, with the protein product MKNEALFRTGSVWKSIISMAVPSIVIILVMVLYNMADMFFVGCLGDTAQVAAVSVVGPVFSILSAVATMLGAGSSAIIARCFGAGEIEQGKTCSSLCFWSSFFLGVLVSIGLLVSRVPLLGMLGSNAEFFPYAERYLQVLALGAPLFILSNSMAMLVRAEGAVKEGLIGNLLGTLVNCIFDPLFILVLNFGVSGAAAASVLGNLVATGCYLRYIVKHGTVLTIDLRPALKKPQMLGEMLAIGLPNGISSLLAGFASSFSNRLLVTHGTAAVAAMAAAGKTTMIISMIAMAICMGCQPLLAYSYGAGDTKRLKQLLKDLILLTVVFGVLAGAASFAGRNALIGMFIKEEGAFRLGTQLVVYLVLGSPVIGLTYLATSLLQSVGRASGAVVLSLLRQGLLLIPLLYLMNALCGVQGIAAAHLMADVGAAVISAGILLHWLRASVEKTAEV
- a CDS encoding helix-turn-helix domain-containing protein, with translation MDVLQNMMLFSELVKCGGNVYTWCYDAQGVLLRSNCPDEAFLASAFELFGCKQRMLEHGDRDDVPVTLGTALGLLWGAAFEKEEGKLKRVWVIGPVFYQDVTMRGIEEGLKYYSKLEISVAWTIQLYKALEKVPTLQNTIMNRYLLMMHYCLTGQRLELSSVNSSAAQDERLKSDAIPHDRHKIWMAEQGMLQMVRTGDLNYKQALSNSMSMSAGVPVQSSDVLRQSKTSIIVFTSLVCRAAIEGGLSPEEAYSLGDSYIQTAEAAKSLDELSPLAMMMYDDFIRRVHKHRTNPNLSMQIQKCVDHIEMNLDKKIVAEDLAALVGYTEYYLTHKFKEETGLSVTNYVKFAKVERAKVLLKSTTLSVREISEQLGFATRNYFSAVFQQVTGKTPMEFRET
- a CDS encoding SDR family NAD(P)-dependent oxidoreductase yields the protein MDFSSVNGKVVIVTGASRGIGRAIAECFGENGMKVVCAARSAEQGRAVADGICAKGGDAIFIQTDCSKASAIKELVDKTVTHYGKLDGVVSNAGIGMGGTPLHEYEVEDYEKIFSLNSEGVFAGMKYGAKAILKSHSEGGFLINVASVAGLVPQRGQALYSATKFGVVGMTRAAALDYAEYGITVNAICPGYTRTSIFGDAPAAAMDFFAADCPAKRMGDPEECAALALFLASGLARYITGAAIPVDGALSAGHQSISSWKHPEILTGGKLNSQSTIAALMENEAAKAIVEQYLPGFADNQQAKAAYGMTFGKIGPMLGLPETALKALLGALDNL